The genomic region CGAGTACCGAGCGCGCGCGGCCAAATTGATCATGGAAGACCTGCTCGGACCGGACAACTGGGCCGGGCGCATCCGCTTTGTCAATACGGGCAGCGAAGCAAATGAGCAGGCTTTCGCCATCGCGAAGAACCTGACGGGCCGGCCCAACATCATCACGCGCGAATATGCCTATCACGGCTCGAGCAGCGGCGCGGCGGGCGCATCACGCAATCGCTATTACCGCGCCAGTCTGGCCTCGCCAACCTCCGGCCAGATCCGCGACGTGCCCAATTTCCCCGGGACCGGCTTCCATATCGTGCCCGCCCCCTATTGCTATCGATGCTCGGTCGGACATACTTACCCTTCGTGCAAGCAGGCGGACGGCACGCTTGCATGCATCAAGGCCTCCGAAAACCTGATAAAGACGGTCGGCGCCGAGACGGTCGCCGCCGTTGTGACCGAGATCTTTTACGGCGGCTCCGCCATCAATCCGCCGCCGGAATATATCCCGCAGCTTCGCGAGATGACGCGCCGACTCGGCATCTTGTGGATCGACGACGAGGTCATCTGCGGGTTCGGCCGCTGCGGGAAATGGTTCGCGTATCAGCTCTATGAAGGCGTGACGCCCGACATCATGACGATTGGAAAAGGCATGAACGGATGCGCCGTCCCCGTCGGCGGCGTCGTCCTCTCGAAAGATATCACCAAGGAGATGGATAAGTACCGCTATTGGTCGGGAAGCACGCATGCGGGCCACCCGCTGGCGGCGGCAAGCGTTGCGGCGGCGGTGGAATATCAGATAAAGCAGAACATGCCCGCAGTCGTGGCCGAGAAGGGGGCCTATCTCCACAAGAAGCTGAAGGAGCTCGAGGGCGAGCATAAGTGCATCGGGCTGGCCGAAAGCGTCGGGTTGCTCGGCGGATTCGAAGTCGTCAAGAACAAGCAGACAAAAGAGCCGTTTGTGAAGGAAGACCGCTTCGCCACGTTTACCGGCGACATCTCGAAGTATCCCGAGGTGATGATATCCGAAAAATGCGTTTTCAACGGCGTCATGGTCGGCTCGGCTGTCCCGAATACCATTCGTGTGGCGCCGCCGTTTACGATTACCAGCGACGAAATCGATTTCGGCATCGATGTCCTCAACAAGGTGCTCTCCGAAATCGACGAGATGTGCGATTAAGAGTTGCAAGGAGGTCACACCTACACATTTGATTGCGCTGCGAAACCCCTTTTG from Candidatus Abyssobacteria bacterium SURF_5 harbors:
- a CDS encoding aspartate aminotransferase family protein; translation: MTKETNWDQIYEWDSKYYFHVKQAADEYRFIPVDHTEGNYVVLANGMKLLDFCSQVIAANLGYKNEYVNAAIKEALDKVGFVQELFCTEYRARAAKLIMEDLLGPDNWAGRIRFVNTGSEANEQAFAIAKNLTGRPNIITREYAYHGSSSGAAGASRNRYYRASLASPTSGQIRDVPNFPGTGFHIVPAPYCYRCSVGHTYPSCKQADGTLACIKASENLIKTVGAETVAAVVTEIFYGGSAINPPPEYIPQLREMTRRLGILWIDDEVICGFGRCGKWFAYQLYEGVTPDIMTIGKGMNGCAVPVGGVVLSKDITKEMDKYRYWSGSTHAGHPLAAASVAAAVEYQIKQNMPAVVAEKGAYLHKKLKELEGEHKCIGLAESVGLLGGFEVVKNKQTKEPFVKEDRFATFTGDISKYPEVMISEKCVFNGVMVGSAVPNTIRVAPPFTITSDEIDFGIDVLNKVLSEIDEMCD